The following proteins are encoded in a genomic region of Oncorhynchus keta strain PuntledgeMale-10-30-2019 chromosome 6, Oket_V2, whole genome shotgun sequence:
- the LOC118385424 gene encoding beta-crystallin A4-like — protein MTHHCTKFSGHWKIIVFDEECFQGRRHEFTSECCNVMEFGFETVRSLRVESGAWVGYEHASYQGQQFVLERGEYPQCDAFGGSNAYHIERMTSFRPIACANHRECRMTIYERENFLGRKGELSDDYPSLQAMGWCNNEVGSLRVQSGAFVCYQYPGYRGYQYIMECDRHCGEYKHFREFGSHSQTPQIQSIRRIQQ, from the exons ATGACTCACCATTGCACCAAGTTCTCCGGCCACTGGAAG atcatTGTCTTCGACGAGGAGTGCTTCCAGGGTCGCCGGCACGAGTTCACCTCCGAGTGCTGCAATGTGATGGAGTTCGGGTTCGAGACTGTGCGCTCCCTCAGGGTGGAGAGTGGAGC TTGGGTTGGCTATGAGCATGCTTCCTACCAGGGCCAGCAGTTTgtgctggagagaggagagtacccCCAGTGCGATGCCTTCGGAGGAAGCAATGCCTACCACATCGAGAGAATGACCTCCTTCAGGCCCATTGCCTGCGCT AACCACAGGGAGTGTCGTATGACCATTTATGAGCGCGAGAACTTCCTTGGTCGTAAGGGCGAGCTGAGCGACGACTACCCCTCCCTCCAGGCCATGGGCTGGTGCAACAATGAGGTCGGCTCCCTCAGGGTCCAGTCCGGAGC TTTCGTGTGCTACCAGTACCCCGGATACCGCGGCTACCAGTACATCATGGAGTGTGACCGTCACTGTGGCGAGTACAAGCACTTCAGGGAGTTCGGCTCCCACTCCCAGACCCCTCAGATCCAGTCCATCCGCCGCATTCAGCAGTAA
- the LOC118385574 gene encoding beta-crystallin B1-like codes for MSQTAKSASSQGTDVKDKGAPAATSKTTKTGEPSVGNFRIMLFDQENFQGRMMEVQNECMNVCERGMDRVRSIIVESGPFVAFEQTNFRGEMFILEKGEYPRWDTWSNSYRSDCLMSLRPIRMDSLEHKICLFELSDFKGNKMEIQEDDVPTLWAHGFTDRVGSVRVPGGVWVGYQYPGYRGYQYLFECGDYRHYNEFCAFQPQIQSMRRVRDMQFHQRGCFNLTSASK; via the exons ATGTCTCAGACCGCCAAGTCCGCCTCCAGCCAGGGCACTGATGTCAAGGACAAGGGAGCCCCTGCTGCCACAAGCAAGACCACTAAGACCGGAGAACCCAGCGTCGGAAACTTCCGA ATCATGCTGTTCGACCAGGAGAACTTCCAGGGCCGAATGATGGAGGTCCAGAACGAGTGCATGAACGTGTGTGAACGCGGCATGGACAGAGTGCGCAGTATCATCGTCGAGAGCGGCCC CTTTGTTGCCTTTGAGCAGACTAACTTCCGTGGGGAGATGTTCATCCTGGAGAAGGGAGAGTACCCTCGCTGGGATACCTGGAGCAACTCTTACCGTAGCGACTGCCTCATGTCCCTCAGGCCCATCCgcatg GACAGCCTGGAGCACAAGATCTGTCTGTTTGAGCTCTCCGACTTCAAGGGCAATAAGATGGAGATCCAGGAGGATGACGTGCCCACCCTCTGGGCGCACGGCTTCACCGACAGGGTGGGCAGCGTGAGGGTGCCCGGCGGAGT gtgGGTGGGTTACCAGTACCCCGGATACAGAGGCTACCAGTACCTATTTGAGTGTGGTGACTACAGACACTACAACGAGTTCTGTGCCTTCCAGCCTCAGATCCAGTCCATGCGTCGCGTCAGGGACATGCAGTTCCACCAGCGTGGTTGCTTCAACCTCACCTCCGCCAGCAAGTGA